In the genome of Cucurbita pepo subsp. pepo cultivar mu-cu-16 unplaced genomic scaffold, ASM280686v2 Cp4.1_scaffold002107, whole genome shotgun sequence, the window TCCCTTTGGATGCCCTCTTCTTCACAAAACAGATTGAACTCGTCACCTCTATCTGTGCGAAGAACTTTAATGTGACAGCCACTTTGGTTCTCCACCATAACTTTGAAAATCTGGTTGAAAAGTTTCTGATTTGTGTTGTAGGAAGTAAACCCAGCTCATGCGACTATAGTCAtcaatgaataataaaaagtatatactCCCACCCAAGGACTTCGTTTGCATTGGCCCACATAAATCAACATGAATTAGTTCTAGACAACGTGAAGctcttttagtttttccaaTCGGAAAAGACTTCCGAGTCTGCTTGCCATAAATGCATCCTTCACATAAATTAGTTGAGTCAATTCTTGGTTATCCGAAAACCATACCTTTATCCCTGAGTATTTTCAAGCCGTTCATATGAAGATGTCCATATCTGAGATGCCATAATGTTgaatcatctttcatgctagCAGTAAGAGCAAAATCCTCCATGTTAGAAACATCAAGTGGAAACATCTTATTTGAAGTCATGGTAATTTGAACTTTACACATATGTTGTCATCAAATAGAACTGAATGTCCTCTGGTCATCAATTGTCCAACACTCAATAAATTGTACCTTAAATCAGGTACAAATTGAACATTatctaattgttttatcttacCATGACTGTTTCGACTTTCACTTTACCTTTTCCTTCAACTTGCATCTTTTTTGTATTTCCAAGTTGCACCTTAATTTTTTGCGTCTCATCAAGCTCTTTGAATAAGGATTTGGTGCCTGTCATATGGTTCGAGCATCCGCTATTAACAAACCATAAGTAACATTTTTTCGGATTAGTATCCATGCACGCCATAAAtagcttttcttcttcttcttcattatctGCTGCAAAATTCATTCGTTGATTTTTATACCAACAATCAGATTTGTGTGCCCATACCTTCTGCAATGGTAACATTGTATGACATTCCTTTGTTCATTGAATTGTCTCTGTCCATCACTTCTCCATCTACCCCTGTTATCACGACCACCATGGAAGCTGCGAAATCCTCCTCTTACACGACTTCTACctgctaaatgaatattttctctttcgttgCCTTCGTTGTTGGCTGTCTCCTTCACTTGTAGTGccttttcttcattcctttctgATGCTCTATTGATTCTTGACTCATGAGCCTGAAGCGATCCCATCAGTTCATCAAGAGAGAGTATTGATAGATCTTTAGCTTCTTCTATAGCAGCCACCACATGGTCGAACTTTGGAGTCAAACTTCTCAACACTTTTGCAGCAATTGTTTCgtctgaaattttctctccataggtACGCATCTGACTGACTATTGCCATTGCTCTTGACAAAAAATCAGCAATTGATTCGCCATTCGT includes:
- the LOC111786601 gene encoding uncharacterized protein LOC111786601; translation: MAVKLQYLRRDFETLLMTNGESIADFLSRAMAIVSQMRTYGEKISDETIAAKVLRSLTPKFDHVVAAIEEAKDLSILSLDELMGSLQAHESRINRASERNEEKALQVKETANNEGNERENIHLAGRSRVRGGFRSFHGGRDNRGRWRSDGQRQFNEQRNVIQCYHCRSGCSNHMTGTKSLFKELDETQKIKVQLGNTKKMQVEGKGKVKVETVM